GCGATTTGTGAGGCATAAGCATTATTCTTCTGATTTTTGCTATGGACGTTACATTTTTACGACTCAGAGAGATTCTTATTTGGAAGTAAAGTTCCTTTCAACAACTTGGTTAACTCTTTCAGGTCGAGAAGTGTGGTAGTATAACTGCGTATTTGAATGTGTATTTCTTGATGATTTCCACATCAAAATTGTTTCCTAGtttatcaataaaaaaatttCTATTACAATTAGCTGTTGGTAAATGTATCATTGGTTCATTGTACTATAAAGCAATAAGATGCAAAACTCACATGTACTAGATTTAAACTATTGGCACCTTAAGTCATATCTGATAGCACCTAATAGTATGATTATGATTTATATTCTagcaattttttttttcaaatagCAATCTCTTATACGTGATCGGTGTTTAATTTGTATGTTTTAGTTAGGATATCTTTGGCATAATCGCTCAACAACAATGGTTATGTATCTGCAGGTTGGATACATTGTAACATCATCTTTGCTCAACGAGAATCATGATTTTTTAAGATTAGCCATCAATACTGTCCGCAATGACATCATTGGTCGCAATGAAACATTCCAATGCCTTGCATTGACGTTGGTATGTTTTTATAAGGGctctttatttttttaattacGGTTTCACATCCTTATGTATACGTTTATGCACGCTTGTCTGATTTCACACAATCCTTCAAAGTTAATGGCAATATTGTTCTTTTTGATAGTACATAATATTGCTTAAAACCTAAAGAAAGTGGGAGAAACTGTCCTTTGCCATTTTAACTGCTACAAATATTGTGAATTTGATAAGTTCTTGAGAGCTCATGtttgatcattatttaatttTGTGCCCCTATCTCTTGCCAACTCTTGGAGTTGCGAACAAGCGTTTGGGATTAATAGTCGCTGGTGTACTGAACCTGTTGTATGTGTTCTTATATTTTACTTCATTTTTCTCCTTGTTAAATTTTGGGTATCAAATTTTGAGTAGCTTTCCAATTCAAAAGAAACAGTCCATGTGTTTACTTTGAAGGATTAAACATGACAAATGTGTGAAAATTGTAAAGAGTTCGGGGGCTATAGGCGTTGCAGTCAAACATTGCTTTGGGGTTGGGAGCACTTGCAAAGGCATCGGAAAACGACTGAAGTTACCCATCACGGAGAAAAGTTGCTGTTATTATGTATTCTTAACCATGTGATGTCTTGTGATTTAGATTAGTACTTCCACCTTTGCACTTTTGGGTGAAACTGTGATTCTTTTAGTGACGAATTGACAAAGTTTTGAAAATTAATGCTATCTACTTGAGCACTAATGTTTTCTTTAACTCACTAAGCATGCCATTACATAAGATTCAAGGTAATAATTTATGTGACTTGTAGTTCGGTTCTCATCAATGATATGAATATCATGGTATTTGCTGAACAATGCCGCTATCATCATGATATGTGATCTAAGGTGTTTTTTTCCTCTTTAATCCTCAAAACATATTATAACATTTATGGTGAGTGTTAAATGTTGTTGTCTTGACCTTAAGAAGCTCGCATTCAAATATGAAAAAAAGAAGGAAAGAAGATTATGAACAAGAAGCTAACATTCATCAATGTAATAGTTAATAATTAACTAGATCAAATTACCAATCAAAGTCTTCCATTTTAACCTGTAGTCACAACTTCTTCTTCTGGTTGTCTTCCGTTTAGGTTGACAGCTACTGACATAGAGCTAGTTTTAGAATGCGAATGTGTTTGAAATGAAGTGGCTGCTGCTTACGAGCTCTTGGTCTGTAAACCTTTACTTGGGCATATGTGTAATTACTAACATACTGTTTTCATTTTGGTTTTAATATAGATCTTGCAGAAATTATTTGTCAGCCTTTTACATCATTGCTTCTGAAACGTGAATCTGTTCCACTACTTAAACTAAATTAGACACCAAATAGTAAAGTGATTCGTTTTAAGTTTACATTTTCAGATATATTCCTTTTTCGTTTTCCTAAACATTTTTGGCTTATAGAACTTTATGGAATTTAAATAGTCAACTCAAATATATAATCTGCCCTTTTTTCAATTATCTTATGCTTACAGGTTGGTAATATTGGTGGGCGAGATTTTGCTGAATCCCTGGCACCCGATGTTCAGAAGTTACTTGTAAgagaaataaattttaaatttatgcTTATACTGAATGTAAATGGATGTAACTGTTGCCCTTTGCCTTCAGCTTTCTAGTAGTTGCAGACCACTTGTGAGAAAGAAGGCTGCTCTGTGTTTACTGCGACTTTTTAGGAAAAATCCTGATGTTGTTAACGTTGATGGCTGGTAAGAATGATGATATATCTCCTGAGGCATGCCCTTAATGAGCTTAACTTGGTCTGTTGTAATTCTGTTTCACTAAAACTTGTATGGGTGGCTCAGTGGATTAAGGTTCTCATTTGTATGGAGAAAGCAAAGTATCCATGTATAGACAGTTGTACACCCATTTATATGCAGTTGCGTTAATAATGTGTTTCCAATTTCTCAGGTCAGATCGAATGGCTCAACTATTAGATGAACGCGACCTAGGTGTTTTGACATCATCTATGAGCCTTTTTGTTGCTTTAGTTTCCAAGGATTATGATTCATATTGGAGTTGTCTTCCAAAATGTGTGAAAGTATTAGAAAGGCTTGCTAGAAATCAGGACATTCCCCAAGAATACACTTACTATGGTATCCCTTCTCCCTGGCTTCAGGTGTGTGCATACCTTTTCCCAGTCTTTTCATTAGTATTATAAGTAGGTGAAAACTTGAAATCATGTCGGGTGTTTGGACCTTGCTTTAACCTCTAATTCTTTGTCACTCGGCGTCGGCGGACGTGTCCAGCATGGATACTGGATACGTGTCCAAGTGTCGGATTCGGCAATATTTGAAAATTTTACTTGTTTTTGGCCCAAACTAAGTGTCCAGGGATCCGTACTCATGTGCGTGTGTCCAGTCACCACCATGAATGCTCGAGGTACTCGAGGCAAAATGAAGAGTCTTGGTAACGAAGAAGTATGGCCTTGCGAAAGGGTTGCAATAGAGAAAATTTACTTCTTATGAATTACTCAAACCACTAAAAGAAATTTTCTGATACATATAGGGGTCAAACATGTTGGAGTTTTACCTGTTAAATTCAATATAATATTTTTCGTTAGATCTTCGATGTATTTTGATGTAGACTTTAAATTTAAATTGCCTGTTCTTTATTTTTATATGAAGAtagattaattttttttttccatAGTTGTTCTTGAGTTTTATCAAGCTAATTATACTTACTGATATAAAACCCTCTCGTAATAATTTCAATTATATAATGACTGCAGGTCAAAACAATGAGAGCACTTCAGTATTTTCCAAGCATCGAGGATCCAAACACAAGAAGATCATTGTTTGAAGCAAGTGTTCTCATACCAATGCAATATGTACTACTTCTCGGTTATTGTGATTAGATGCAATATATTAACAAACTTGCACTCTTGCTGCAGGTTTTACAACGAGTTTTAATGGGTACCGATGTTGTGAAAAATGTAAACAAGAACAATGCATCACATGCCGTCCTATTTGAAGCCCTTGCTCTGGTAAGTGTTATTCCACATAAAATTTTCCAGTACATGGAAGTAGCAGTCTTACATCTGTTCTTGCTTAGTGAATTTTATCATTTCTAGAACTCCAAATGCGAGTTTTGTGAATTGTTGCACGCGTAGAAGCACTTGTGCTTGTTGAATACTTCAAGTAGGCTGTATCaatgaaatttaaatttgaaCAATATGTGCGCATTGTGTGTATTGTGGAAATTTAGGTAAGATAGCATTGTGTCACCCTTATTCGACTTAATGAGTATTATAGATTTAtctttagttgcggcaaagtgtTTTGCATAAAGTTTAATGGCCAATAGTTTTATATATGTAAACTGGGGCTGCAAGTCTTGCGAGTTTGAAGATGATTGGTACCTCATCATTAAATTTGAGTATACCCTTTGAGAAAAACCATGGAAGGTAGATTAATAGTATGCATCAGGCAATTTAAGAGCAATGACATTTGTGTTTGGTCACAGATGCAAGAGGTAATGCTTTACATTGTAGAAGACTAGAAGATGGTTCAACTTACTTTCTTAAATTAAATTTTGCCACTTTTGATTGTTAAAAATCCTATGTTGTTAAATAGACGGGAAGTGGAGAATTAATGCCTACAAAGGGAGAGCGCGAGTAATATTTTTAACCTTTTTGTTTATGCAAGAGAAAGCATCACTTATTTACTTGTATGTAGACATGTAGTCTAGATGACGCGCCACTGTCCTGCACTAATTCAACTACACCCATAAAGTTGAAGTCAAGTTTTGATCGGTAGCATATACGCTTACAGAAAGGCAATTTGATATTTTTTGGTTTGTTTTCGTCAATTAaagcaatatatatatacacatagaGAGGGAGAGAGGAAAGTTCTTTGGAGACAATAATTTCATCGGAGACCTTGGAGACCCGAGACCATACACGTTATGCAATCAAAACATCACAAAACTAATTATTTGCGAAGTATGCTGAATAAATATCACTATTTCATTAAAAATGTCGATAGTAATTTATGTTCAACAAGTAGATAATGTATGTTCTGCAAGTTGACATACGTTCTACAAATTAATCATGTTTTTTTAGAATAATACGTTTTGCAATGTTTTACTTGTAGGATAtataagattttcaaaaaaataatgATCTTTGTAGAAAATGATTCACAAAATAATACGTTTTGCAATGTTATATACAATATTTTACTTGCAAAACATAAGTGGTCTCAAGGTCTCCAATGAAATAGTAGTTTCCATAGAACTTAACTCTCtccctatatatatattaaaCGAATTGTTTGTAAAAAGCTCAAATAAATTTGTTTAGAATCAACTTGTACGAACTACAGTTGCATTATGAAACCTTAGTCCTCAAGTATACTTCTTCTTTAGGAAATATAATACCATTATGCCAAGAATTAGATGTGAGAACAGGTTTTTGGACTTTCAGCTTGTCTTGTAGATCAGCAGGTAATGCTAAATGTGTTTTTTCTTGATTTCCATTGGTAGAAATATTTTGGACTTGTAGTAAGGAAGAAACTTTGCTATATTGGAGAGTGGAGACTGACAATGTGTTATCTTTTTCCATATTTTCTATATTGAGTTGACAATTATCTGTGTTGCTTAGTACAGGTCATGCACCTTGATGCTGAAAAAGAAATGATGTCCCAGTGTGTTGCTTTACTTGGAAAGTTCATAGCTGTGCGGGAACCTAATATTAGGTATCTTGGTTTGGTAAGTTGAAGAGTTTTCTAATTTTTGGTTTGCATTTTCATTGCCTCCTTTTGATTGATTATAAGTTGTAGTACCTTGAATTTAATAATCTAATCATCCGATTCGTCATTCTGAATGATTTTGTGCAGGAAAATATGACTCGAATGTTGATGGTTACGGATGTTCAGGACATTATAAAACGACATCAAGCCCAAATTATAACCTCTCTGAAGGACCCTGACATCAGGTTAAATTTAATCTGTGCACTTGGTTACAATATTAAATATCAAGCTGACAAACTTTTAAAGTTCAATTGAGGATGTGAGACCCATCTTGATTTAGTGTACCATTTGAATTTATTTGTTactcatatatatatagggtAGCACTCCACGGAGAGCCCTCTTATATATAGAATCTTGGAGAAccattatttaataattataatttatttcattattcaCCATATATAGTTATAAAATTTAATTACCAAGTAAAAAACCGAagttacataatttttttatttaaaaatcattgAAATTTAAAGAAGAAGTTTAAATTGGTTCTACTGTAGAATCAcacttattaaaaattattccactgttgaatcaaatttaaaatcaattatttttttaatttaattgctaatttttttattatattaaaatataattattattctagattagcatcgaattttatattttttaaaaatcaaattttacaATTTGTGTTGAGATTCTATAATAGAATCAATGGTTCTCATATAAGATGGTTCTCTATGGAGTAAAggcctatatatatatagacaaaTGTTCAAATTGAAATTAATTTAAgccattagatcaatctaatccAACGGCCTTTTCTAAAAACACCACACCCAATTAATCTGCACCTTCCCACACACAATCTCAGCTTTCCCCTCCGTTTTTATTTAGATTTTTCCCGTTAAATGGTAAGTTTTTTTAAATCCGACatcactgtatttttctccatctctcaacgatcgatttgcataccacatgtgttatatttcgaagtaattttaaaaaaattatttggtttctagtttctattctaaaattggtttttATTAGAGTAGCCCCCTATATATGATTATATGCTTGCTTTATGTTACTTTAACCAGCAAAAAATTCTGTATGCAGTATTAGGAGACGTGCTCTAGATCTACTATATGGTATGTGTGATGTTTCTAATGCCAAGGACATAGTCGAAGAACTGTTACAGGTGAACATTATTACGTGagttttttttcttctttttgctATCTAAATTATGTAATGCCAAGGATATGCTGATGAAAATTTTCTTTTTTCAGTATCTTGCCACAGCTGACTTTGCAATGCGCGAAGAATTGTCACTTAAAGCTGCTATTCTTGCAGAGAAGTTTGCACCTGATTTATCATGGTGTGGTATTATCTATGAATTTGCAGTTCTTCGTATCTTTCACAAGAATCTTTAATATACAATCCACTCAGCTGAAAATTATAGTTAAATCTTTTTCCTTGTAACATTGTATTTCGTGATGAAAATGTGGACAAGATCATGTCCTTTTGATTCCTAACTATAGTCTGTAAAATCTGTTATTCTACCTTTTCTGTAAATGAAAAGGTTCAAAATGTGATACTTTTACAGTTTACTTCAGCAAGTATTCTTCTGTAAGGCGTATAATATACACATGCTATTCTTCTCACCCTTCTACAGGCTAATACTTGATCTTTAAACCATATATTTATCTCATTCTTTCCCTTTTATATGCAGGTATGTGGATGTTATCCTACAATTAATTGATAAAGCAGGGGACTTTGTCAGTGATGACATTTGGTTTCGGGTTGTGCAGTTTGTAACAAACAATGAGGACCTGCAGGTGATTATAAGTATTTTTTTGCATTTATCTTTCTTAAAAATTGCTTCATTATTTGTACTTACTTTTGTGTCTCTTCCAGCCTTATGCAGCACTCAAAGCAAGGGAGTATCTCGATAAGCCTGCCATACACGAAACAATGGTGAAGGTTTGTATCTTTCTGTCTACATTATTATTCTCTAGTATATTGTATGTAAGGTGAAGGTACGGAGAACAATTAGATACTTGCGTTGGAGCTTATTTGTTGTGCTCATGTTTTGAATTCTTAGGCGAAATTTATTTTACACTGTTGGTCACCTTAGTTGTTTACATGCTCATTTTGGTTCTGATGTTCTGTATGGATTTTACTTGTGGTGTGTGGACCTTCCCAGAGTATATTATCTTCTTAAGAGATGGGCAGTGCTTTTAGCACTGCAACTGTTAATTCAGTGTGACAAATATATTTAGTAGTATAATTGATGCTAGTCAGATTTGTGTTGGCACCAACATCGTAAATGGCAAACAAAATAGTAGTTTCAGATTCTATTTGTTGGATCTGGATTGTAATTTTGTTTCAAACTTTTTTTGTATATTAATATACCACTTGGAGATGCCTATAACATGAGCATTGTCTCCTAACATTTTTTTGTACCTGGGATTGTTATTTTCTTCCCCTGTAAGCCTGGATTTAAAGTTGGATTCAATTCCATGGGGGTGAAATGTAGTCTATAAAATTCTAGAATTTTATCAGTAATGAGACAACTATGGATTTTTTTTCCTCTTTTATTTTTACGGAAACAGGTTAGTGCCTATCTACTCGGAGAATACAGTCACCTTCTGGCTAGACGGCCTGGGTGTAGTCCAAAGGAAATATTTGCTATAATACATGATAAACTTCCAACAGTTTCGTAAGTCCAGACATGcctctttttcttcttttttttttctcgtgacaaattgttgtttcttggTTATCTATTTTGTGCAAATACTCACTTCAGGACTCCTACGATACCTATTCTGCTTTCAACATATGCAAAGATATTGATGCATTCCCAACCACCAGATCCAGAATTGCAGAATCAAATTTGGGCAGTATTCAGCAAGTGCGATACCTACACTTTAATTACATTAGTAACCTATGCTACATAATTCTTCGATGATCAACGTGTGCTATAAGCTTTAATACATTCTCGCCTTTCTCAGATATGAGAGTTGCATTGACGTTGAGATACAGCAACGGGCCGCAGAGTATTTTGCATTGAGCAGGAAAGGTGCAGCTTTAGTGGACATATTAGCTGAAATGCCGAAGTTTCCTGAGCGCAAGGTATATTTGTAATTTTCTTACTATTTGCTCTACCCTCTTTCCGCACGGGAGGctcagatttcttcttaaatTTTGAATCTAACTATTACTTTGTTGCTGTCGGCATACACAAACTACCTAATCATACCATCTCATTTTGAAACTCAGTCCTCCTTGATTAAAAAAGCTGAAGATACTGAAGCTGATACTGCTGAGCAAAGTGCTATCAAGTTACGGGCGCAACAACAAACATCTAGTGCTTTGACAGTAACAGATCAGCCTACTGCTAATGGTGTTCCACCCGAGGCCCAGCTAGGTCCAGTCAAAATGCCAAGGATGAGCAATGAGGTAAGATGCATGTCCACTGTAATTTTCCCAAGTTCAATATGTATTTTGGAAATTCATCGTGTATACACAATATACTAACTATTATTTGACAGGGTCACAATGCAGCAGACCAAGTGTTGGCTCGGTCAAATGGGAGTGCAACAGATCTTCAAGCCTCTACACCTTCGCAAGATCTCCTTGGCGATCTTTTAAGCCCACTTGCTATTGAAGGTCCTCCTTCTGCCGAATCTGAACGTAATCCAGTATCTGGTCCTGCAATTGCAGCAGATGCTCTAGCCCTTGCACCTGTTGGAGATCAGACTAATACTGTCCAGGTACGTCCTTTCAGTTCCGTGTTCTTATTGTTGGTGATTTTTCTTAACTTATTAAGCATGGATGTAGTATGATACAACTTTGAATGAACACCAATATGTATACCGGTATACGTGCTATTTCTATATAGAAGCATTTGATAATGTCCGATATCTCTTGGGGTATACAAGAATGTAAGTctttgaaataaaattttgataCATACCGTCTTAGTTATAATATAATTACCTCCTGCGATAATGTTAAAAATTTGACTGTATTTTTGTTTCCCTTATGATGGTCGGAGGAAAGGAGGTAGAGGTTATAACTGGAAGCAGGGTTCCTCTTGTTTGTAGTAGGGTTTGAATAATTCCAGATGTTAAAACATTTCATTTGTTATGGATACTATAATGGTTTCTAGGTTCAGGTGGCCTTTGTTTTGGTTCTTTTAA
The sequence above is drawn from the Apium graveolens cultivar Ventura chromosome 2, ASM990537v1, whole genome shotgun sequence genome and encodes:
- the LOC141707424 gene encoding AP-2 complex subunit alpha-1-like, yielding MALSGMRGLSVFISDIRNSQNKEQERLRVDKELGHIRTRFKNEKGLTPYEKKKYVWKMLYIYMLGYDVDFGHMEAVSLISAPKYPEKQVGYIVTSSLLNENHDFLRLAINTVRNDIIGRNETFQCLALTLVGNIGGRDFAESLAPDVQKLLLSSSCRPLVRKKAALCLLRLFRKNPDVVNVDGWSDRMAQLLDERDLGVLTSSMSLFVALVSKDYDSYWSCLPKCVKVLERLARNQDIPQEYTYYGIPSPWLQVKTMRALQYFPSIEDPNTRRSLFEVLQRVLMGTDVVKNVNKNNASHAVLFEALALVMHLDAEKEMMSQCVALLGKFIAVREPNIRYLGLENMTRMLMVTDVQDIIKRHQAQIITSLKDPDISIRRRALDLLYGMCDVSNAKDIVEELLQYLATADFAMREELSLKAAILAEKFAPDLSWYVDVILQLIDKAGDFVSDDIWFRVVQFVTNNEDLQPYAALKAREYLDKPAIHETMVKVSAYLLGEYSHLLARRPGCSPKEIFAIIHDKLPTVSTPTIPILLSTYAKILMHSQPPDPELQNQIWAVFSKYESCIDVEIQQRAAEYFALSRKGAALVDILAEMPKFPERKSSLIKKAEDTEADTAEQSAIKLRAQQQTSSALTVTDQPTANGVPPEAQLGPVKMPRMSNEGHNAADQVLARSNGSATDLQASTPSQDLLGDLLSPLAIEGPPSAESERNPVSGPAIAADALALAPVGDQTNTVQLIGSIAERFHALCLKDSGVLYEDPYVQIGIKAEWRSHQGRLVLFLGNKNTAPLVSVQALMLAPSHLKLELSEVPQIIPPRAQVQCPLEVVNLRPSRDLAVLEFSYKFGTDLVNVKLRVPAVLNKFLQPIPVSAEEFFPQWRSLSGPPLKLQEVVRGVKPMPLMEMANLLNSFRLMVCPGLDPNTNNLVASTTFYSESTRAMLCLVRIETDPADRTQLRMTVATGDPALTYELKEFVKEQLISIPPASLAPQPVPQQAPPNPPIAQSDPGAMLAALL